A window from Verrucomicrobiota bacterium encodes these proteins:
- a CDS encoding transposase, whose translation MSELDPIAFQTPLRSSAGAAEALNGIIQTVKRKSRGFRSFEYFRTMIYLVARKLTFDLPQPFPSTHTKSH comes from the coding sequence ATATCGGAACTTGACCCCATTGCGTTCCAGACCCCATTGCGTTCCTCCGCCGGGGCGGCCGAAGCTCTCAACGGCATCATCCAAACGGTCAAACGCAAGTCCCGAGGCTTTCGGTCGTTCGAATATTTCCGCACGATGATCTACCTCGTCGCCAGAAAACTCACCTTCGACTTGCCCCAACCTTTCCCATCCACCCACACAAAATCACATTGA
- a CDS encoding DUF1559 domain-containing protein, whose product MKHTQTSGIAGASLQTAQGLRGGQAAPDTDAGGTIGTGRAGDAFTLIELLVVIAIIAILAGMLLPALSKAKEKAVRAQCQNNVKQITLGMHMYTGDYRDFLPEPNWNSPWVRRGWLYDAGRQSPPDISRPPFSTNQISAYETGLLYTYIQSPAVYRCPLDRTNKPAWKNRAQKMSSYLMNGAVCGYGAVSPNSYKASQFQPDSIIFWQALESNPGDFNDGSSGPTEGITRLHSIGTTVGVVDGHVEYLKTLKFYALANVPGKNALWCSPATANGR is encoded by the coding sequence ATGAAACATACCCAGACGTCAGGCATTGCTGGTGCCTCCTTGCAGACGGCCCAGGGATTGCGCGGTGGCCAAGCTGCTCCCGACACGGACGCCGGCGGAACGATCGGAACAGGGCGCGCGGGCGATGCCTTCACCCTGATCGAGTTGCTGGTCGTCATCGCCATCATCGCGATCCTCGCGGGTATGCTCTTGCCCGCGCTCTCCAAGGCTAAGGAGAAGGCGGTACGCGCCCAGTGCCAGAACAATGTGAAGCAAATTACGTTGGGCATGCACATGTACACCGGGGATTACCGCGACTTTTTGCCCGAACCCAACTGGAACTCGCCTTGGGTCAGAAGAGGCTGGCTCTATGATGCCGGTCGCCAATCGCCTCCAGATATTTCACGGCCGCCCTTCAGCACGAATCAAATCTCGGCCTATGAGACGGGATTGCTCTACACTTATATCCAAAGCCCCGCCGTGTATCGTTGCCCGCTCGACAGGACAAACAAGCCGGCTTGGAAAAATCGCGCTCAGAAGATGTCCAGCTATCTGATGAATGGCGCGGTCTGCGGATACGGTGCCGTTTCCCCCAACTCGTACAAAGCGTCCCAATTCCAGCCAGATTCGATCATTTTCTGGCAGGCCTTGGAATCGAACCCGGGCGACTTCAATGATGGCTCGAGCGGTCCAACCGAGGGGATCACCAGACTCCATTCGATTGGCACGACCGTCGGGGTTGTGGACGGACATGTCGAGTATCTGAAAACGCTGAAGTTTTACGCGTTGGCGAATGTCCCCGGGAAGAACGCCCTCTGGTGCAGCCCCGCCACTGCCAACGGCCGATAA
- a CDS encoding recombinase family protein: MDGTMDVAVRFLRYRLVEVVRPIKGLRYATAVQGMKRFAAASVAPAATSGELIFHILTALAPFERRLIQEHTRFGLEAARARGRKEGRGLVAVDHEKPGRTLLLRLAASPTGPGEPQVTAPALTIVPAVAKCRSGADRSDPG; encoded by the coding sequence ATGGATGGGACGATGGATGTGGCGGTGAGGTTCCTGCGGTATCGGTTGGTGGAGGTGGTACGGCCGATCAAGGGGTTGAGGTATGCCACGGCGGTGCAGGGGATGAAGCGATTCGCCGCGGCCTCCGTTGCCCCCGCCGCGACGTCCGGCGAGCTGATCTTCCACATCCTCACCGCCCTGGCCCCGTTCGAGCGACGGTTGATCCAGGAGCACACCCGCTTCGGGCTGGAAGCGGCACGCGCCCGTGGCCGGAAGGAAGGTCGGGGACTGGTGGCTGTAGATCACGAAAAACCAGGCCGAACCCTTCTGCTGCGACTTGCGGCGAGCCCGACTGGCCCTGGAGAGCCGCAAGTAACCGCACCGGCCTTGACAATCGTTCCGGCGGTGGCGAAATGCCGTTCCGGCGCTGACCGGTCAGACCCCGGGTGA
- a CDS encoding NAD-dependent epimerase/dehydratase family protein gives MTQQRKVMLVTGAAGFVGTRLCQRLTASGHQVIGLDNYFTGSRDHPVAGVDYREAHTKDIERAVRETPDLVYHLGEYARVEVSLREPALVWDLNVAGTFGVLEFWRQRGCKLIYAGSSTKFADGGLGRDQSPYAFTKATNSELVRNYGAWYGLPFAITYFYNVYGPGERSGKYGTVIEIFRQLFLQGKPLPVTAPGTQRRIFTHIEDIVDGLLLVGEKGEGDEFGLGAETSYSILELAKLFGSPIEMLPETAGNRFQATLDSTKARAIGWQARHKLVDYIRSITESTRLP, from the coding sequence ATGACTCAACAACGCAAAGTGATGCTTGTGACCGGTGCGGCCGGTTTCGTGGGAACCCGGCTCTGCCAGCGCCTGACCGCGTCTGGCCATCAGGTCATCGGCCTCGACAACTATTTCACCGGGTCGCGGGACCACCCTGTTGCCGGAGTGGATTACCGGGAAGCCCACACCAAAGACATCGAACGCGCGGTGCGCGAAACGCCCGATCTCGTCTATCATTTGGGCGAATATGCCCGGGTGGAAGTAAGCCTGCGCGAACCCGCGCTGGTCTGGGACCTCAACGTGGCCGGCACCTTCGGCGTGCTGGAATTCTGGCGTCAACGCGGCTGCAAACTGATTTATGCCGGCTCCTCCACCAAGTTCGCGGATGGCGGGCTCGGACGCGACCAGAGCCCTTACGCCTTTACCAAAGCCACCAACTCGGAATTGGTGCGCAACTACGGGGCGTGGTATGGACTCCCCTTTGCGATCACTTATTTCTACAACGTGTATGGGCCCGGCGAACGCAGCGGGAAGTACGGTACGGTGATCGAGATTTTCCGCCAACTCTTCCTCCAAGGCAAACCGCTCCCCGTCACCGCCCCGGGCACGCAACGTCGTATTTTCACCCACATTGAGGACATCGTGGACGGACTCCTGCTCGTCGGTGAAAAGGGTGAGGGAGATGAATTTGGATTGGGCGCTGAAACTTCCTATTCCATCCTGGAACTGGCCAAACTCTTCGGGTCCCCCATCGAGATGCTCCCCGAAACGGCGGGCAATCGGTTCCAAGCCACTCTGGACAGCACCAAAGCCAGGGCCATCGGGTGGCAGGCTCGGCACAAACTTGTGGATTACATCCGCTCCATCACCGAATCGACCCGCCTGCCCTGA
- a CDS encoding MBL fold metallo-hydrolase, translated as MTVEGTNWGTRSESMPAALSFLDCCTGSCRSGRPKPVRRGDIMKPSFTKIGEDSPSDRLGTQCSPRTKSQARVAQTSVKPGARETPDLMRTRDQMRTRGWITWCFWLLFGLAAVARSEAPAGTWTRPDPERFPFVYRWSDTCHVYVLRDGDASLLIDLGDGSVLAQLGQIGVSRIDWVLFTHHHREQCQGAPLLEPWRRRGTRVAAPEAERALFESPLSFRRMRVRLNDPFTIHGSSFVRPPVDPIPLDRTFKTMDQIVWRGHEIWCVDTRGHSPGGMSYLIKHGGRWVAFSGDAMLEGGKIHAWPDSEWDYGFAAGVWALANAAGQLEGYQPAWLFPSHGNAIPEPASALAAFQQKLFRFERLLVRGYPVKTFSAAAQDPVSRPTEVHHVWRVTPHIFKFRGPEFYPNFYLIMSKDGRGLAVDCGLLATNFLDTALEGMRSKLGLKTIDAVIPTHMHGDHFLQAPHLQARWGTKLWGLDRMVAVCERPEDFDYCAPIQAYGTGVDRIRFDRTFASGERFQWGGWDFTVEWMPGQTEFALCVHGMIDGKKVIFTGDNLFGDPRDPEQTGHEAMVAHNSAILEEGYIVGAELLKRLQPDLILGGHSYVMPEPAAFVERYRDWAYKMRDAFRELIAEEDYRLGFDPFWVRAEPYRARVLPGKVVKLKLGVRNFHSRPQRHSIRVRCGEGLEALDPVLEGELQSEERRTFELEVRANSAAKPGVRLVAFDVTLDGRRYGERFDAVVEIIDPGTSGSEGHRK; from the coding sequence ATGACGGTCGAAGGTACAAACTGGGGTACACGCTCGGAGTCAATGCCTGCGGCGCTCTCTTTTTTGGACTGTTGTACCGGAAGTTGTCGAAGTGGAAGGCCCAAGCCAGTTCGTCGCGGTGACATCATGAAACCATCTTTCACCAAGATTGGGGAGGATTCTCCCTCGGACCGCCTAGGGACTCAATGTTCTCCGCGAACGAAATCCCAAGCGCGCGTCGCCCAGACCTCGGTCAAACCGGGAGCCCGAGAAACGCCGGACTTGATGCGCACGCGTGATCAGATGAGGACCAGAGGATGGATCACTTGGTGCTTCTGGTTGCTTTTCGGCCTTGCGGCCGTGGCACGGTCCGAGGCCCCGGCAGGGACATGGACGCGGCCCGATCCGGAGCGTTTTCCCTTTGTTTATCGATGGAGCGACACCTGTCATGTCTACGTGTTGCGCGACGGGGACGCTTCACTCCTGATCGATTTGGGCGATGGATCGGTGCTGGCTCAACTCGGACAAATTGGCGTCTCCCGGATCGATTGGGTCCTGTTCACTCATCATCACCGGGAGCAATGCCAAGGCGCTCCCTTGCTCGAACCTTGGCGCCGGCGTGGCACCCGGGTGGCGGCGCCCGAGGCTGAGCGCGCTCTCTTCGAGAGTCCGCTTTCGTTTCGCCGGATGCGGGTGAGGTTGAACGATCCGTTCACGATTCATGGCTCGAGCTTTGTGCGGCCGCCGGTTGATCCCATCCCGCTGGACCGCACGTTCAAAACGATGGACCAGATTGTTTGGCGGGGGCATGAGATTTGGTGTGTGGACACCCGCGGACACAGTCCGGGCGGCATGTCCTATTTGATCAAGCACGGTGGACGCTGGGTTGCTTTCAGCGGTGACGCGATGCTGGAAGGGGGCAAGATTCACGCCTGGCCTGACAGCGAGTGGGACTATGGTTTCGCGGCAGGCGTTTGGGCACTGGCCAACGCCGCGGGCCAGTTGGAGGGTTATCAGCCCGCATGGCTGTTTCCTTCGCATGGAAACGCGATCCCAGAACCCGCGTCTGCGCTCGCGGCCTTTCAACAGAAGCTGTTTCGCTTCGAACGGTTGCTGGTCCGAGGGTACCCGGTGAAGACCTTTTCCGCCGCCGCGCAGGACCCGGTATCGCGTCCTACCGAAGTTCACCATGTGTGGCGGGTCACGCCGCATATCTTCAAGTTTCGCGGGCCTGAGTTTTATCCGAATTTCTACCTTATCATGTCGAAGGATGGCCGGGGGTTGGCGGTGGATTGCGGATTGCTCGCCACCAATTTTCTGGACACTGCGCTCGAGGGCATGCGCTCGAAACTGGGCTTGAAGACCATCGACGCGGTGATTCCCACCCACATGCACGGGGATCATTTCTTGCAGGCGCCGCATTTGCAGGCTCGGTGGGGAACGAAGCTGTGGGGATTGGACCGCATGGTGGCGGTTTGCGAGCGGCCCGAGGATTTCGATTACTGCGCGCCCATTCAGGCTTACGGCACCGGGGTGGACCGGATTCGGTTTGATCGGACGTTTGCGAGCGGGGAGCGATTTCAGTGGGGCGGATGGGATTTCACGGTGGAGTGGATGCCGGGACAGACGGAGTTCGCCCTTTGTGTTCATGGGATGATCGATGGCAAGAAAGTGATTTTTACGGGCGACAATCTTTTCGGCGATCCGCGCGATCCGGAACAAACCGGGCACGAAGCCATGGTGGCGCATAACAGCGCTATCCTTGAGGAAGGTTACATCGTGGGCGCCGAGTTGCTGAAGCGGTTGCAGCCCGACTTGATCTTGGGAGGACATTCCTACGTCATGCCGGAACCTGCGGCCTTTGTTGAACGTTATCGGGATTGGGCTTACAAGATGAGGGATGCCTTTCGGGAATTGATCGCGGAGGAGGACTACCGCCTGGGCTTTGATCCTTTTTGGGTCCGCGCCGAGCCTTACCGCGCCCGGGTGTTACCAGGGAAGGTCGTGAAATTGAAATTAGGGGTGCGAAACTTTCATTCGCGACCGCAGCGCCACTCGATTCGGGTTCGGTGCGGCGAGGGACTTGAGGCTTTGGATCCTGTCCTCGAAGGTGAACTCCAGAGTGAGGAGCGTCGAACTTTTGAATTGGAAGTGCGGGCGAACTCCGCCGCGAAGCCTGGGGTTCGGCTTGTGGCCTTCGATGTGACACTGGACGGCAGACGCTACGGCGAGCGATTCGATGCGGTGGTCGAGATCATCGATCCTGGGACGTCCGGATCGGAAGGTCATCGGAAGTAA